One window from the genome of Candidatus Synechococcus calcipolaris G9 encodes:
- the cobJ gene encoding precorrin-3B C(17)-methyltransferase has product MTGLLADFYPLAAIATTPQGYRCLSSLATEKEVTLWIPTHLGEKVALIATVDHIRVFEGSLADHLQRIWPQQRGIIFAMATGAIIRLIAPLLSNKHTDPAIIAMAENGDWVISLTGGHYRGGDRLARMIAAHGGAEPVLTGAANGRDYLALDCLGRPFGWRKGMGAWTALSAALARGENIAIYQESGSTLWQSTYPPDQPLDICPLPFPEELAGPSIWITHRNIQPSSSHSPIAVWHPRTLWLGIGCERGTSLRVLQQAIQKNLATAGLSEAAISGVASLDIKGDEAAILALCQENNWPLRLFRSEQLDEIRVPNPSPVVAAEVGTASVAEAAAILAADSGMLILPKQIHRLSGEPGAATLAIAQSEEEYTGRQGKLWLVGMGPGALSQLTQAARTAIIGADVLIGYGLYLDLLAPLQRPGQIMEAYAITQERERAQRAIALAEWGLTVAVISSGDAGIYGMAGLVLELLQTQGWNGQDPSVEIFPGVSALQAAAARVGTPLMHDFCAISLSDRLTPWPVIRKRLEASAQADFVVALYNPRSRDRQHQLVDAQEIFQQHRPRDTPVALVRSAYRPDETIHLTTLGDFNPESVDMFTLVLIGNASSCQYHHWFITPRGYIMQTEGAKS; this is encoded by the coding sequence ATGACTGGACTTTTGGCAGATTTTTATCCCCTGGCGGCGATCGCCACCACCCCCCAGGGGTATCGCTGTCTTTCATCCCTGGCAACGGAAAAGGAAGTCACCCTCTGGATACCCACCCACTTAGGGGAGAAGGTGGCACTCATAGCCACGGTTGATCATATCCGTGTCTTTGAGGGTTCACTGGCAGACCATCTCCAGCGGATTTGGCCGCAGCAGCGGGGAATTATTTTTGCCATGGCCACCGGGGCGATCATTCGCTTAATTGCCCCCCTGCTATCGAATAAACATACTGATCCAGCCATTATTGCCATGGCAGAAAATGGGGACTGGGTCATTAGTCTGACGGGCGGCCATTACCGTGGGGGAGATCGCCTAGCAAGAATGATTGCTGCCCATGGGGGAGCCGAGCCTGTTTTGACTGGAGCCGCCAATGGTCGGGATTATCTGGCCCTAGATTGTCTGGGTCGTCCCTTTGGTTGGCGAAAAGGGATGGGAGCCTGGACAGCCTTAAGTGCGGCCCTGGCCAGGGGTGAAAACATTGCCATTTACCAAGAAAGTGGTTCAACCCTATGGCAATCCACCTATCCACCGGATCAACCCTTAGATATTTGCCCCCTTCCCTTTCCTGAGGAGTTAGCCGGGCCGAGTATATGGATTACTCACCGAAATATTCAGCCATCGTCCTCCCATTCGCCGATAGCGGTTTGGCATCCCCGCACCCTCTGGTTAGGCATTGGTTGTGAGCGGGGCACGAGCTTAAGGGTACTCCAGCAGGCAATCCAAAAAAATCTGGCAACGGCCGGTTTGAGTGAGGCGGCGATCTCCGGTGTGGCCAGCCTAGATATTAAAGGGGATGAAGCCGCCATTCTTGCCCTTTGTCAGGAAAATAACTGGCCCCTCCGCCTCTTTAGATCAGAGCAATTGGATGAAATTAGGGTTCCCAACCCCTCTCCCGTTGTGGCTGCGGAAGTGGGGACGGCTAGTGTCGCCGAAGCGGCCGCTATTCTTGCCGCTGATTCGGGAATGTTGATCCTGCCGAAACAGATCCATCGTCTGTCGGGGGAGCCGGGGGCTGCTACCCTGGCGATCGCCCAGAGTGAGGAAGAATATACGGGCCGTCAGGGCAAACTCTGGTTAGTGGGCATGGGCCCCGGGGCCTTAAGTCAACTCACCCAGGCTGCCCGCACCGCCATTATTGGGGCCGATGTCCTGATTGGCTATGGCCTGTACCTAGATTTGCTGGCTCCCCTCCAGCGGCCGGGACAAATCATGGAAGCCTATGCCATCACCCAGGAACGGGAACGGGCCCAACGGGCGATCGCCCTAGCGGAGTGGGGGTTGACGGTGGCGGTGATTTCCTCAGGGGATGCGGGCATCTATGGCATGGCGGGCTTAGTCTTGGAATTGTTACAAACCCAAGGCTGGAATGGACAGGATCCCAGTGTCGAAATTTTTCCTGGGGTCAGTGCCCTGCAAGCGGCGGCGGCTCGGGTGGGTACACCTCTGATGCATGATTTTTGTGCCATTAGCCTCAGCGATCGCCTTACCCCGTGGCCCGTGATCAGAAAACGCTTAGAAGCTTCTGCCCAAGCTGATTTTGTTGTTGCTCTCTACAATCCGCGCTCCCGCGATCGCCAGCACCAACTCGTCGATGCCCAAGAAATTTTCCAGCAGCATCGCCCCAGGGATACGCCCGTTGCCCTCGTCCGCTCTGCCTACCGTCCCGATGAAACCATTCACCTGACCACCCTAGGGGACTTTAATCCCGAATCTGTGGATATGTTTACGTTGGTTCTCATTGGCAATGCTAGTAGCTGCCAATACCATCACTGGTTTATTACCCCACGGGGCTATATCATGCAAACAGAGGGAGCCAAATCATGA
- a CDS encoding RidA family protein produces the protein MNETHPSKKTIIYSAAAPAPVGPYSQAVQAGGWLFVAGQIPLDPDTGVIVGADDIGMQTEQVMANLGAILTAAGTDWSQVVKTTVFLANLDDFAAMNQVYARYFSEATAPARACVEVSRLPKGVKVEIDCIALTGPSL, from the coding sequence ATGAATGAAACCCATCCATCCAAGAAAACGATCATCTATTCAGCGGCGGCTCCGGCCCCGGTGGGCCCTTACAGCCAAGCGGTGCAGGCCGGTGGCTGGCTGTTTGTGGCCGGGCAAATTCCCTTGGATCCAGACACTGGGGTAATTGTCGGAGCGGATGATATTGGTATGCAAACGGAACAGGTCATGGCCAACCTTGGCGCAATTTTGACGGCGGCGGGTACGGATTGGAGCCAAGTGGTGAAAACAACGGTGTTTTTGGCAAATTTAGATGATTTTGCCGCCATGAATCAGGTCTATGCCCGTTATTTTTCGGAAGCAACGGCTCCAGCCCGGGCCTGTGTGGAAGTCTCCCGGCTGCCGAAAGGGGTTAAAGTCGAAATTGACTGTATTGCCCTCACGGGGCCATCCCTGTAA
- a CDS encoding metallophosphoesterase family protein, with product MSQAKPGGRQIVIGDVHGQYAALSQLLEAIAPGVDDRIYFLGDLVDRGPDSAAVVELVRHHDYYCLRGNHEEMMMAAFSQKGLDTSKLLFWGGCGGQETLASYTSQDLLWEHVRWLQTLPLYFDLGDLWLVHAGVDPTLTLGEQTSQEFCWIRDLFHQSDEPYFADKTIVTGHTISFTLPGVNPGQVAQGVGWLDIDTGAYHRRSGWLTALDWTNQEVWQVNTFSRDCRHNPLENITAMIRL from the coding sequence ATGTCCCAGGCCAAGCCAGGGGGGCGGCAAATTGTGATTGGCGATGTCCATGGTCAGTATGCGGCCTTAAGTCAGTTACTTGAGGCGATCGCCCCCGGTGTAGATGATCGGATTTATTTTTTAGGGGATTTAGTGGATCGGGGCCCCGATAGTGCGGCGGTGGTAGAGCTTGTCCGTCACCATGACTACTATTGCCTGCGGGGAAACCACGAAGAAATGATGATGGCCGCCTTTTCCCAAAAAGGTTTAGATACATCTAAGCTATTATTTTGGGGTGGATGTGGTGGCCAGGAGACCCTTGCCAGCTATACTTCCCAGGATCTACTTTGGGAACATGTCCGTTGGCTGCAAACCTTGCCCCTCTATTTTGACTTAGGGGATCTGTGGCTCGTCCATGCGGGAGTGGATCCCACCCTAACCCTAGGGGAGCAAACCAGCCAGGAATTTTGTTGGATTCGAGACCTGTTTCACCAAAGTGACGAACCCTATTTTGCCGATAAAACCATTGTTACGGGCCATACCATTAGCTTTACATTGCCAGGGGTCAATCCCGGTCAAGTAGCCCAGGGGGTCGGCTGGCTGGATATTGATACGGGGGCCTATCATCGTCGCAGCGGTTGGCTAACGGCCCTTGATTGGACAAACCAGGAAGTGTGGCAGGTAAATACCTTTAGTCGTGACTGTCGCCACAATCCCTTGGAAAACATCACGGCGATGATTCGGCTGTAA
- a CDS encoding 4'-phosphopantetheinyl transferase family protein, with protein MAGTYDLPEWKPPPIYPVLGDRQVHIWLLSLRSGQSPQDRRSLLTQYLHPYLLEQGDSETRTTLENIALEPITLEQNDYGKPYLPQFPLEFNWSHSGNLALLAVTHLAPLGIDLEILRPSRYRRAIAQRFFSPEEQSYLERAPLAQADQRFLSLWTRYEAEMKARGRGIFAPPTHGENPAENDTKTQEESYIHYIHTFQPLPQTIASVVVLTQHIPQLVFFDARQDEHSK; from the coding sequence TTGGCTGGCACATACGATTTACCTGAATGGAAGCCACCCCCTATCTATCCAGTGCTGGGCGATCGCCAGGTTCATATTTGGCTACTCTCCCTTAGGTCTGGTCAATCTCCCCAGGATCGGCGATCGCTTCTGACCCAATACCTGCATCCATACCTGCTAGAGCAGGGAGATTCGGAAACCAGAACCACCCTAGAAAACATTGCCCTAGAACCCATCACCCTAGAGCAAAATGACTACGGCAAACCCTATCTACCCCAGTTTCCCCTGGAATTTAATTGGAGTCATTCCGGAAACCTGGCACTCTTGGCCGTGACTCACCTAGCACCTCTGGGAATTGATCTGGAAATCCTGCGGCCCAGTCGATACCGGCGGGCGATCGCCCAGCGTTTTTTTTCACCGGAGGAGCAGTCATACCTAGAAAGGGCCCCATTGGCCCAAGCGGATCAGCGATTTCTTTCCCTATGGACTCGCTACGAAGCTGAGATGAAGGCCAGGGGACGAGGTATTTTTGCCCCCCCCACCCATGGGGAAAACCCGGCCGAAAATGATACTAAGACCCAGGAAGAGAGCTATATTCACTATATTCATACGTTTCAACCCCTGCCCCAGACCATCGCCAGTGTAGTTGTTCTCACCCAGCATATTCCCCAGCTAGTCTTCTTTGATGCCCGACAAGATGAGCATTCAAAATAA
- a CDS encoding FxLYD domain-containing protein: MKPILSLGRFSHSLISTGGKLFLGLGVISFSFLGLTSVAQNAPGDIVVVGNSPAQWGMNQAMWNQLLNLSGAGPMAASPDALGSDEEDPKVIEQRLLQNIRVGRPSIQPVIKLPGSSEVVGSVTNGNREPVTIQSINFEVLARDGSILQTGSAVPEPATLGAGQTATYQRFLPTVPSDVGATVRLINPSVIIQGGV, encoded by the coding sequence ATGAAACCAATCTTATCCCTAGGTCGTTTTTCCCATTCCCTCATCTCCACAGGGGGCAAGCTTTTCCTGGGTTTGGGGGTAATATCTTTCTCCTTTCTGGGTCTCACCAGTGTCGCCCAAAATGCTCCGGGGGACATTGTGGTGGTGGGAAATTCTCCGGCTCAGTGGGGAATGAACCAAGCCATGTGGAACCAACTCCTAAATCTATCTGGAGCAGGCCCCATGGCTGCTTCTCCTGATGCCCTAGGATCCGACGAAGAAGATCCAAAGGTGATCGAACAACGGCTTTTGCAAAATATTCGAGTCGGTCGTCCCAGCATCCAACCAGTGATCAAATTACCCGGTTCCTCAGAGGTGGTGGGCTCCGTCACCAATGGTAATCGTGAACCCGTCACAATTCAGTCGATTAATTTTGAGGTATTGGCCCGGGATGGTTCCATTTTGCAAACTGGCTCTGCTGTGCCTGAACCTGCGACTCTGGGGGCGGGACAAACCGCAACCTACCAGCGATTTTTGCCGACGGTTCCCTCAGATGTTGGGGCCACGGTACGCCTAATTAATCCTTCGGTAATTATTCAGGGTGGCGTGTAG
- the coaE gene encoding dephospho-CoA kinase (Dephospho-CoA kinase (CoaE) performs the final step in coenzyme A biosynthesis.), translated as MVSQRIIGLTGGIACGKSLGADYLQRTYGLPILDADRLAREAVEPGTWIHGAIIERYGSNIILGDGSLDRRQLAQIIFRDAGERSWLEQLIHPYVGDRLVKLTQAIAEPVIVWVVPLLFEARMTGLVTEIWVVACPESLQRQRLIARDRLSLEDANARIRSQMPLTEKIAQANHVLWNDGEPDALYAAIDQAWHSHH; from the coding sequence TTGGTTTCTCAGCGCATTATTGGCCTGACGGGGGGTATTGCCTGTGGCAAGAGTCTAGGGGCGGACTATCTACAACGTACCTACGGTCTCCCTATCCTTGATGCCGATCGCCTGGCCCGAGAAGCGGTGGAGCCGGGGACATGGATCCATGGGGCTATTATTGAGCGTTACGGTAGCAATATCATCCTAGGCGATGGATCGTTGGATCGGCGGCAATTGGCGCAAATCATTTTTAGAGATGCTGGGGAGCGATCCTGGCTAGAGCAGTTGATTCATCCCTACGTGGGCGATCGCCTAGTTAAACTCACCCAAGCCATTGCGGAACCGGTTATTGTCTGGGTCGTTCCCCTACTATTTGAGGCGCGGATGACTGGATTAGTCACAGAGATATGGGTTGTGGCCTGTCCTGAATCCCTACAACGGCAACGCCTCATCGCCCGCGATCGCCTGAGTCTAGAGGATGCCAATGCCCGGATTAGGAGCCAGATGCCCCTCACTGAAAAAATTGCCCAGGCAAATCATGTTCTTTGGAATGATGGCGAACCCGATGCCCTATATGCCGCCATTGATCAAGCCTGGCATAGTCATCACTAA
- a CDS encoding photosystem I assembly protein Ycf4: MASSTSLNQSTLHYSVLGSRRFSNYFWAVIVSIGGIGFFLAGLSSYLHVNLLPIGNPIDLVFIPQGVAIGFYGVAALLLATYLWLAIAWDIGGGFNEFNKETGMIQIFRWGFPGKNRRIEVSCRMGDVQAIRVIIQDGLNPKRALYLRLKGRGEIPLTRIGSPVALAELENQGAEIASFLGVPIEGL, encoded by the coding sequence ATGGCATCTTCTACTTCGTTGAATCAATCGACTCTTCACTATTCAGTCTTGGGGTCTCGTCGGTTCAGTAATTATTTTTGGGCCGTCATTGTCTCCATTGGTGGGATCGGCTTTTTTTTAGCTGGGCTATCGAGTTATTTACACGTTAACCTTTTACCCATTGGTAATCCCATCGACCTAGTATTTATTCCCCAAGGGGTGGCAATCGGGTTTTATGGTGTGGCGGCCCTGCTGCTGGCAACCTACCTTTGGCTGGCGATCGCCTGGGATATTGGCGGTGGATTTAATGAGTTCAATAAAGAAACGGGAATGATCCAGATTTTTCGTTGGGGGTTTCCCGGCAAAAATCGTCGCATTGAAGTCAGTTGCCGCATGGGTGACGTGCAAGCGATACGGGTCATTATCCAGGATGGTCTCAATCCAAAGCGGGCACTCTATCTACGCCTAAAGGGTCGGGGTGAAATTCCCCTGACTCGCATTGGTAGCCCTGTGGCCCTAGCAGAACTGGAAAACCAAGGGGCAGAAATTGCTAGTTTTCTGGGGGTTCCCATTGAAGGTCTCTAG